A genomic region of Ictidomys tridecemlineatus isolate mIctTri1 chromosome 10, mIctTri1.hap1, whole genome shotgun sequence contains the following coding sequences:
- the Znf853 gene encoding zinc finger protein 853 isoform X1, translating to MLYQPAPGDPGVTTRMEVGPTTETFVLELRCLEDGGPGPAALSGGSGGSESQEEEEAQEGRSGPQQPSVSAPIGASNIAEEAQPGQQELLLQQLEQQPELQEQPQQEQPQQQQPQKQLLEHQPEMQQQQQQQQQDGQQHLPQLQLELQENHQSVQHQELKPQVQVIQQQGQVPEQVQEQQLQQQEQLQQEVQKQQLLQQQQEQLQQQVQEQQLLQQQQALLQEQHVQEQLLLQQQQAQLQQQVQEQQLLQQQQEQLQQQVQEQQLLQQQQEQLQQQVQEQQLLPQQQEQLQQQVQEQQQLQQQQAQLQQQVQEQQLLQQQQAQLQQQVQEQQLLQQQQAQLQQQVQEQQLLQQQQAQLQQQQVQEQQQLQQQQLLQQQQLLQQQEQLQQQQFQQHQEQLQQQQLLLLQQQEQLQQQLLQHQQQAQLQQQLLQQQQAQIQQQLLLQQQEQLQQQQQQQLLQQHQEQLQQQQPPPLEPEEEEEVELELMPVDLGSEQELEQQRQELERQQELERQEEQRQLQLKLQEQLQQLEQQLEQQQLEQEQLEQQEVQLELTPVELGTQQQEVQLELTPVQPELQLELVPAAGSSTATVPGAPAAVVVAPPGYVVLQELMVLPAVATSTVVAIPGPAGSAALTPARQRRRRRARDRPTICGECGKGFSRSTDLVRHQATHTGERPHRCGECGKGFSQHSNLVTHQRIHTGEKPYACSYCSKRFSESSALVQHQRTHTGERPYACGDCGKRFSVSSNLLRHRRTHSGERPYVCEDCGERFRHKVQIRRHERQLHGAGRSRGLGLLRASRPAPSTGPSRAQQASGATASTNKAS from the exons CCGGCTCCTGGGGACCCCGGTGTGACCACCAGGATGGAGGTGGGGCCAACCACAGAGACCTTTGTGTTGGAGCTGCGCTGTCTTGAGGATGGGGGTCCAGGGCCTGCTGCCCTCTCAG GTGGCAGCGGTGGGAGTGAGagtcaggaggaggaagaggctcaGGAGGGGCGCAGTGGCCCACAACAACCATCAGTGTCAGCCCCAATAGGGGCCAGTAACATTGCTGAAGAAGCCCAGCCGGGACAACAAGAGCTGCTACTGCAACAGCTAGAGCAGCAGCCAGAGCTGCAAGAACAGCCCCAGCAGGAGCAGCCTCAACAGCAGCAACCACAGAAGCAACTATTAGAACATCAGCCAGAAatgcaacagcagcagcaacagcaacagcaGGATGGGCAACAGCATCTGCCTCAACTACAGCTGGAGCTACAGGAAAACCACCAATCTGTGCAACACCAAGAACTGAAACCACAAGTGCAGGTAATACAACAACAGGGACAGGTACCAGAGCAAGTGCAAGAGCAACAGTTACAGCAGCAGGAACAGTTACAGCAGGAAGTGCAAAAGCAACAACttttgcagcagcagcaggaacagTTACAGCAACAAGTACAAGAACAGCAGCTGTTACAACAGCAACAGGCACTGTTACAGGAACAGCATGTGCAAGAGCAACTattgttacagcagcaacaggCACAGTTACAGCAGCAAGTACAAGAGCAACAGCTCTTACAGCAGCAACAGGAACAGTTACAGCAGCAAGTACAAGAGCAACAGCTCTTACAGCAGCAACAGGAACAGTTACAGCAGCAAGTGCAAGAGCAACAGCTGTTACCGCAGCAACAGGAACAGTTACAGCAGCAAGTGCAAGAGCAACAACAGTTACAGCAGCAACAGGCACAGTTACAGCAGCAAGTGCAAGAGCAACAGCTCTTACAGCAGCAACAGGCACAGTTACAGCAGCAAGTGCAAGAACAACAGCTTTTGCAGCAGCAACAGGCACAGTTACAGCAGCAAGTGCAAGAGCAACAGCTGTTACAGCAGCAACAGGCACAGTTACAGCAGCAGCAAGTACAAGAGCAACAACAGTTACAGCAGCAGCAACTGCTACAACAGCAGCAACTGTTACAACAGCAGGAACAATTACAGCAGCAACAGTTCCAACAGCATCAGGAACAGCTACAGCAGCAGCAACTACTGTTGCTACAGCAGCAGGAACAGTTACAACAACAGTTGTTGCAGCACCAACAACAGGCACAGTTACAGCAGCAgctcctgcagcagcagcaggcacAGATACAGCAGCAGCTATTgctgcagcagcaggagcagttacagcagcagcaacagcaacagctattgcaacagcatcaggaacagctacagcagcagcagcctcctccactggagccagaggaggaggaagaggtggaacTGGAGCTCATGCCAGTGGACCTGGGGTCAGAGCAGGAGCTGGAGCAGCAGCGGCAGGAGCTAGAGCGGCAGCAGGAACTGGAGCGTCAGGAGGAGCAGCGGCAGCTGCAACTCAAACTGCAGGAGCAGTTGCAGCAGCTGGAGCAACAGTTGGAGCAGCAGCAGTTAGAGCAGGAGCAGCTGGAGCAGCAGGAGGTGCAGCTGGAGCTCACTCCCGTGGAGCTGGGTACTCAGCAGCAGGAGGTGCAACTGGAGCTGACCCCTGTGCAGCCTGAACTGCAGCTGGAGCTGGTTCCCGCTGCAGGGAGCAGCACGGCGACTGTCCCAGGGGCTCCAGCGGCTGTTGTGGTGGCCCCCCCAGGCTACGTGGTGCTGCAAGAGCTCATGGTGCTGCCCGCAGTGGCCACGTCAACAGTGGTGGCCATCCCGGGCCCAGCGGGCAGCGCCGCGCTCACTCCAGcacggcagcggcggcggcggcgcgcaCGAGACCGGCCGACCATCTGCGGAGAGTGCGGCAAGGGCTTCAGCCGCAGCACGGACCTTGTGAGGCACCAGGCCACGCACACTGGCGAGCGGCCGCACCGCTGTGGTGAGTGCGGCAAGGGCTTCTCGCAGCACTCCAACCTGGTGACACACCAGCGCATCCACACGGGTGAGAAGCCCTACGCCTGCTCGTATTGCTCCAAGCGCTTCAGCGAGAGCTCAGCTCTTGTGCAGCACCAGCGCACGCACACTGGCGAGAGGCCCTACGCCTGTGGCGACTGCGGCAAGCGCTTCAGTGTCTCCTCCAATCTGCTGCGTCACCGGCGCACACACTCGGGCGAGCGGCCCTACGTGTGCGAGGACTGTGGCGAGCGCTTCCGCCACAAGGTGCAGATTCGCCGCCACGAGCGCCAGCTGCATGGAGCTGGCCGCTCGCGTGGCCTTGGCCTGCTGCGGGCCTCGAGGCCGGCGCCGTCTACTGGCCCATCGCGCGCCCAGCAGGCCTCCGGGGCCACAGCATCCACCAACAAGGCTTCATGA
- the Znf853 gene encoding zinc finger protein 853 isoform X2: MEVGPTTETFVLELRCLEDGGPGPAALSGGSGGSESQEEEEAQEGRSGPQQPSVSAPIGASNIAEEAQPGQQELLLQQLEQQPELQEQPQQEQPQQQQPQKQLLEHQPEMQQQQQQQQQDGQQHLPQLQLELQENHQSVQHQELKPQVQVIQQQGQVPEQVQEQQLQQQEQLQQEVQKQQLLQQQQEQLQQQVQEQQLLQQQQALLQEQHVQEQLLLQQQQAQLQQQVQEQQLLQQQQEQLQQQVQEQQLLQQQQEQLQQQVQEQQLLPQQQEQLQQQVQEQQQLQQQQAQLQQQVQEQQLLQQQQAQLQQQVQEQQLLQQQQAQLQQQVQEQQLLQQQQAQLQQQQVQEQQQLQQQQLLQQQQLLQQQEQLQQQQFQQHQEQLQQQQLLLLQQQEQLQQQLLQHQQQAQLQQQLLQQQQAQIQQQLLLQQQEQLQQQQQQQLLQQHQEQLQQQQPPPLEPEEEEEVELELMPVDLGSEQELEQQRQELERQQELERQEEQRQLQLKLQEQLQQLEQQLEQQQLEQEQLEQQEVQLELTPVELGTQQQEVQLELTPVQPELQLELVPAAGSSTATVPGAPAAVVVAPPGYVVLQELMVLPAVATSTVVAIPGPAGSAALTPARQRRRRRARDRPTICGECGKGFSRSTDLVRHQATHTGERPHRCGECGKGFSQHSNLVTHQRIHTGEKPYACSYCSKRFSESSALVQHQRTHTGERPYACGDCGKRFSVSSNLLRHRRTHSGERPYVCEDCGERFRHKVQIRRHERQLHGAGRSRGLGLLRASRPAPSTGPSRAQQASGATASTNKAS; the protein is encoded by the exons ATGGAGGTGGGGCCAACCACAGAGACCTTTGTGTTGGAGCTGCGCTGTCTTGAGGATGGGGGTCCAGGGCCTGCTGCCCTCTCAG GTGGCAGCGGTGGGAGTGAGagtcaggaggaggaagaggctcaGGAGGGGCGCAGTGGCCCACAACAACCATCAGTGTCAGCCCCAATAGGGGCCAGTAACATTGCTGAAGAAGCCCAGCCGGGACAACAAGAGCTGCTACTGCAACAGCTAGAGCAGCAGCCAGAGCTGCAAGAACAGCCCCAGCAGGAGCAGCCTCAACAGCAGCAACCACAGAAGCAACTATTAGAACATCAGCCAGAAatgcaacagcagcagcaacagcaacagcaGGATGGGCAACAGCATCTGCCTCAACTACAGCTGGAGCTACAGGAAAACCACCAATCTGTGCAACACCAAGAACTGAAACCACAAGTGCAGGTAATACAACAACAGGGACAGGTACCAGAGCAAGTGCAAGAGCAACAGTTACAGCAGCAGGAACAGTTACAGCAGGAAGTGCAAAAGCAACAACttttgcagcagcagcaggaacagTTACAGCAACAAGTACAAGAACAGCAGCTGTTACAACAGCAACAGGCACTGTTACAGGAACAGCATGTGCAAGAGCAACTattgttacagcagcaacaggCACAGTTACAGCAGCAAGTACAAGAGCAACAGCTCTTACAGCAGCAACAGGAACAGTTACAGCAGCAAGTACAAGAGCAACAGCTCTTACAGCAGCAACAGGAACAGTTACAGCAGCAAGTGCAAGAGCAACAGCTGTTACCGCAGCAACAGGAACAGTTACAGCAGCAAGTGCAAGAGCAACAACAGTTACAGCAGCAACAGGCACAGTTACAGCAGCAAGTGCAAGAGCAACAGCTCTTACAGCAGCAACAGGCACAGTTACAGCAGCAAGTGCAAGAACAACAGCTTTTGCAGCAGCAACAGGCACAGTTACAGCAGCAAGTGCAAGAGCAACAGCTGTTACAGCAGCAACAGGCACAGTTACAGCAGCAGCAAGTACAAGAGCAACAACAGTTACAGCAGCAGCAACTGCTACAACAGCAGCAACTGTTACAACAGCAGGAACAATTACAGCAGCAACAGTTCCAACAGCATCAGGAACAGCTACAGCAGCAGCAACTACTGTTGCTACAGCAGCAGGAACAGTTACAACAACAGTTGTTGCAGCACCAACAACAGGCACAGTTACAGCAGCAgctcctgcagcagcagcaggcacAGATACAGCAGCAGCTATTgctgcagcagcaggagcagttacagcagcagcaacagcaacagctattgcaacagcatcaggaacagctacagcagcagcagcctcctccactggagccagaggaggaggaagaggtggaacTGGAGCTCATGCCAGTGGACCTGGGGTCAGAGCAGGAGCTGGAGCAGCAGCGGCAGGAGCTAGAGCGGCAGCAGGAACTGGAGCGTCAGGAGGAGCAGCGGCAGCTGCAACTCAAACTGCAGGAGCAGTTGCAGCAGCTGGAGCAACAGTTGGAGCAGCAGCAGTTAGAGCAGGAGCAGCTGGAGCAGCAGGAGGTGCAGCTGGAGCTCACTCCCGTGGAGCTGGGTACTCAGCAGCAGGAGGTGCAACTGGAGCTGACCCCTGTGCAGCCTGAACTGCAGCTGGAGCTGGTTCCCGCTGCAGGGAGCAGCACGGCGACTGTCCCAGGGGCTCCAGCGGCTGTTGTGGTGGCCCCCCCAGGCTACGTGGTGCTGCAAGAGCTCATGGTGCTGCCCGCAGTGGCCACGTCAACAGTGGTGGCCATCCCGGGCCCAGCGGGCAGCGCCGCGCTCACTCCAGcacggcagcggcggcggcggcgcgcaCGAGACCGGCCGACCATCTGCGGAGAGTGCGGCAAGGGCTTCAGCCGCAGCACGGACCTTGTGAGGCACCAGGCCACGCACACTGGCGAGCGGCCGCACCGCTGTGGTGAGTGCGGCAAGGGCTTCTCGCAGCACTCCAACCTGGTGACACACCAGCGCATCCACACGGGTGAGAAGCCCTACGCCTGCTCGTATTGCTCCAAGCGCTTCAGCGAGAGCTCAGCTCTTGTGCAGCACCAGCGCACGCACACTGGCGAGAGGCCCTACGCCTGTGGCGACTGCGGCAAGCGCTTCAGTGTCTCCTCCAATCTGCTGCGTCACCGGCGCACACACTCGGGCGAGCGGCCCTACGTGTGCGAGGACTGTGGCGAGCGCTTCCGCCACAAGGTGCAGATTCGCCGCCACGAGCGCCAGCTGCATGGAGCTGGCCGCTCGCGTGGCCTTGGCCTGCTGCGGGCCTCGAGGCCGGCGCCGTCTACTGGCCCATCGCGCGCCCAGCAGGCCTCCGGGGCCACAGCATCCACCAACAAGGCTTCATGA
- the Znf853 gene encoding zinc finger protein 853 isoform X3 has protein sequence MQQQQQQQQQDGQQHLPQLQLELQENHQSVQHQELKPQVQVIQQQGQVPEQVQEQQLQQQEQLQQEVQKQQLLQQQQEQLQQQVQEQQLLQQQQALLQEQHVQEQLLLQQQQAQLQQQVQEQQLLQQQQEQLQQQVQEQQLLQQQQEQLQQQVQEQQLLPQQQEQLQQQVQEQQQLQQQQAQLQQQVQEQQLLQQQQAQLQQQVQEQQLLQQQQAQLQQQVQEQQLLQQQQAQLQQQQVQEQQQLQQQQLLQQQQLLQQQEQLQQQQFQQHQEQLQQQQLLLLQQQEQLQQQLLQHQQQAQLQQQLLQQQQAQIQQQLLLQQQEQLQQQQQQQLLQQHQEQLQQQQPPPLEPEEEEEVELELMPVDLGSEQELEQQRQELERQQELERQEEQRQLQLKLQEQLQQLEQQLEQQQLEQEQLEQQEVQLELTPVELGTQQQEVQLELTPVQPELQLELVPAAGSSTATVPGAPAAVVVAPPGYVVLQELMVLPAVATSTVVAIPGPAGSAALTPARQRRRRRARDRPTICGECGKGFSRSTDLVRHQATHTGERPHRCGECGKGFSQHSNLVTHQRIHTGEKPYACSYCSKRFSESSALVQHQRTHTGERPYACGDCGKRFSVSSNLLRHRRTHSGERPYVCEDCGERFRHKVQIRRHERQLHGAGRSRGLGLLRASRPAPSTGPSRAQQASGATASTNKAS, from the coding sequence atgcaacagcagcagcaacagcaacagcaGGATGGGCAACAGCATCTGCCTCAACTACAGCTGGAGCTACAGGAAAACCACCAATCTGTGCAACACCAAGAACTGAAACCACAAGTGCAGGTAATACAACAACAGGGACAGGTACCAGAGCAAGTGCAAGAGCAACAGTTACAGCAGCAGGAACAGTTACAGCAGGAAGTGCAAAAGCAACAACttttgcagcagcagcaggaacagTTACAGCAACAAGTACAAGAACAGCAGCTGTTACAACAGCAACAGGCACTGTTACAGGAACAGCATGTGCAAGAGCAACTattgttacagcagcaacaggCACAGTTACAGCAGCAAGTACAAGAGCAACAGCTCTTACAGCAGCAACAGGAACAGTTACAGCAGCAAGTACAAGAGCAACAGCTCTTACAGCAGCAACAGGAACAGTTACAGCAGCAAGTGCAAGAGCAACAGCTGTTACCGCAGCAACAGGAACAGTTACAGCAGCAAGTGCAAGAGCAACAACAGTTACAGCAGCAACAGGCACAGTTACAGCAGCAAGTGCAAGAGCAACAGCTCTTACAGCAGCAACAGGCACAGTTACAGCAGCAAGTGCAAGAACAACAGCTTTTGCAGCAGCAACAGGCACAGTTACAGCAGCAAGTGCAAGAGCAACAGCTGTTACAGCAGCAACAGGCACAGTTACAGCAGCAGCAAGTACAAGAGCAACAACAGTTACAGCAGCAGCAACTGCTACAACAGCAGCAACTGTTACAACAGCAGGAACAATTACAGCAGCAACAGTTCCAACAGCATCAGGAACAGCTACAGCAGCAGCAACTACTGTTGCTACAGCAGCAGGAACAGTTACAACAACAGTTGTTGCAGCACCAACAACAGGCACAGTTACAGCAGCAgctcctgcagcagcagcaggcacAGATACAGCAGCAGCTATTgctgcagcagcaggagcagttacagcagcagcaacagcaacagctattgcaacagcatcaggaacagctacagcagcagcagcctcctccactggagccagaggaggaggaagaggtggaacTGGAGCTCATGCCAGTGGACCTGGGGTCAGAGCAGGAGCTGGAGCAGCAGCGGCAGGAGCTAGAGCGGCAGCAGGAACTGGAGCGTCAGGAGGAGCAGCGGCAGCTGCAACTCAAACTGCAGGAGCAGTTGCAGCAGCTGGAGCAACAGTTGGAGCAGCAGCAGTTAGAGCAGGAGCAGCTGGAGCAGCAGGAGGTGCAGCTGGAGCTCACTCCCGTGGAGCTGGGTACTCAGCAGCAGGAGGTGCAACTGGAGCTGACCCCTGTGCAGCCTGAACTGCAGCTGGAGCTGGTTCCCGCTGCAGGGAGCAGCACGGCGACTGTCCCAGGGGCTCCAGCGGCTGTTGTGGTGGCCCCCCCAGGCTACGTGGTGCTGCAAGAGCTCATGGTGCTGCCCGCAGTGGCCACGTCAACAGTGGTGGCCATCCCGGGCCCAGCGGGCAGCGCCGCGCTCACTCCAGcacggcagcggcggcggcggcgcgcaCGAGACCGGCCGACCATCTGCGGAGAGTGCGGCAAGGGCTTCAGCCGCAGCACGGACCTTGTGAGGCACCAGGCCACGCACACTGGCGAGCGGCCGCACCGCTGTGGTGAGTGCGGCAAGGGCTTCTCGCAGCACTCCAACCTGGTGACACACCAGCGCATCCACACGGGTGAGAAGCCCTACGCCTGCTCGTATTGCTCCAAGCGCTTCAGCGAGAGCTCAGCTCTTGTGCAGCACCAGCGCACGCACACTGGCGAGAGGCCCTACGCCTGTGGCGACTGCGGCAAGCGCTTCAGTGTCTCCTCCAATCTGCTGCGTCACCGGCGCACACACTCGGGCGAGCGGCCCTACGTGTGCGAGGACTGTGGCGAGCGCTTCCGCCACAAGGTGCAGATTCGCCGCCACGAGCGCCAGCTGCATGGAGCTGGCCGCTCGCGTGGCCTTGGCCTGCTGCGGGCCTCGAGGCCGGCGCCGTCTACTGGCCCATCGCGCGCCCAGCAGGCCTCCGGGGCCACAGCATCCACCAACAAGGCTTCATGA